One segment of Gemmatimonadota bacterium DNA contains the following:
- a CDS encoding hydroxymethylglutaryl-CoA lyase — translation MSAPLPERVRVVEVGPRDGLQNEPRALGTRVKLDFVEALAESGLTDIEVSSFVRPDRVPQLADADEVFAALDEKPGVRYWALVPNETGLRRALEVGVRHIAVLASATEGFSRANVNAGAGEALTSLEPVVALARHAGAEVRGYVSTVFGCPYDGEVPPRQAARATKALFDMGCSEVSLGDTIGVAVPTDIPRVLEAHDAAGVERSRLALHLHDTRGTALANVWAGLTEGITVFDASAGGLGGCPFAPGAAGNLATEDLLHLLHGTGIGTEASLSGVARASGLIGRELAHPLPSRALAAFRGSRGRASDS, via the coding sequence ATGAGCGCGCCGCTTCCCGAGCGGGTGCGTGTGGTGGAGGTCGGGCCGCGGGACGGACTGCAGAACGAACCCCGTGCGCTTGGGACCCGCGTGAAGCTGGACTTCGTCGAAGCACTGGCGGAATCCGGACTGACCGACATCGAGGTGAGCAGTTTCGTTCGGCCCGATCGCGTGCCGCAACTCGCGGACGCGGACGAGGTCTTCGCCGCACTGGACGAGAAGCCGGGCGTGCGCTACTGGGCGCTTGTCCCCAACGAGACCGGACTCCGTCGGGCACTGGAAGTCGGGGTGCGCCACATCGCCGTGCTGGCGTCGGCGACGGAGGGCTTCTCCCGTGCGAATGTGAACGCAGGTGCGGGTGAAGCACTGACGAGTCTGGAGCCGGTCGTTGCGTTGGCTCGGCACGCGGGGGCGGAGGTCCGCGGCTATGTCTCCACGGTGTTCGGGTGCCCCTACGATGGAGAGGTCCCCCCCCGGCAGGCCGCCCGCGCGACGAAGGCGCTCTTCGACATGGGGTGCTCAGAAGTGTCGCTGGGCGATACCATCGGCGTGGCGGTGCCGACGGACATTCCCCGCGTGCTGGAGGCGCACGACGCGGCCGGTGTGGAGCGAAGCCGCCTCGCGCTGCATCTGCATGACACGCGCGGAACGGCGCTCGCGAATGTCTGGGCGGGGCTGACGGAAGGGATCACGGTGTTCGATGCCTCTGCCGGGGGGCTGGGGGGGTGCCCCTTCGCTCCGGGCGCGGCGGGCAACCTGGCGACGGAGGATCTCCTCCACCTCCTCCACGGGACGGGAATCGGGACGGAGGCGTCCCTTTCGGGTGTCGCGCGCGCATCCGGCCTCATCGGGCGGGAACTGGCTCACCCGCTCCCCTCCCGTGCCCTCGCCGCCTTCCGGGGCAGCAGGGGGCGGGCATCCGACTCCTGA
- a CDS encoding enoyl-CoA hydratase-related protein codes for MGLVRSGREGGVLRLSLNRPDARNALSAALIRELTSVLTEAAADESVRAVVLRGEGQDLCAGADIAEMKATGAASREENLADAQTLQSLFESIHAFPRPVITRVHGNVFGGGVGLVAAADMAIAERGARFAFSEVRLGILPGVISPYVVRRIGEANARRLFLTGERFGAEAAADIGLVGEVVASDELDTAVERLLALLLAGSPDAQRRIKELLRALSGATPTEAAARTPAMIARARASADGQEGLAAFSERRRPSWAPEREEDAS; via the coding sequence ATGGGACTCGTCCGCAGTGGTCGGGAGGGAGGCGTTCTTCGGCTCTCTTTGAATCGGCCCGACGCGCGAAACGCGCTCTCGGCAGCGCTCATTCGGGAACTGACATCCGTGTTGACGGAGGCCGCCGCGGATGAATCCGTGCGCGCGGTCGTGCTTCGCGGCGAAGGTCAGGACCTGTGTGCGGGTGCGGATATCGCGGAGATGAAGGCAACGGGGGCCGCCTCCCGCGAGGAGAATCTGGCCGATGCGCAGACGCTCCAGAGTCTCTTCGAGTCGATCCATGCGTTCCCGCGCCCCGTCATCACGCGTGTTCACGGAAATGTCTTCGGCGGCGGCGTCGGTCTCGTGGCGGCGGCGGACATGGCGATTGCGGAACGCGGCGCGCGCTTCGCCTTTTCCGAGGTCCGGCTGGGAATCCTCCCCGGCGTGATCAGCCCCTATGTCGTGCGCAGAATCGGCGAAGCCAACGCGCGTCGGCTCTTCCTGACGGGAGAGCGGTTCGGAGCAGAGGCGGCGGCGGACATCGGACTGGTGGGTGAGGTCGTGGCGAGCGACGAACTGGACACCGCGGTGGAACGGCTGCTGGCCCTTCTTCTCGCGGGAAGCCCGGACGCGCAGCGGCGCATCAAGGAACTGCTGCGTGCGCTCTCCGGCGCGACGCCGACGGAGGCCGCGGCCAGGACCCCGGCCATGATCGCCCGGGCGCGGGCCTCGGCAGACGGGCAGGAGGGGCTGGCGGCATTCTCGGAGCGCCGCCGCCCGTCGTGGGCTCCGGAGCGGGAGGAGGACGCCTCATGA
- a CDS encoding carboxyl transferase domain-containing protein, with amino-acid sequence MEVLESHVDPSSPAFAENEEHHRGVSAELADRMDAVREGGGAELRARHEKRGKIFVRERVRLLLDDGSPFLELSPLAADGLYGGAAPAAGIVTGIGRVAGREVMVVANDATVKGGTYLPMTVKKHLRAQEIARQNHLPCIYLVDSGGAFLPLQADVFPDREHFGRIFYNQARMSAEGIPQVAVVMGSCTAGGAYVPAMSDEAVIVKEQGTIFLGGPPLVKAATGEEVTAEELGGGDVHTRISGVADHLAADDGEALEIARTIVGHLNHRKPDTVVRAAPEDPLYSPEEIPGILPKDVRTPYDFREVLARILDGSRLHEFKPRYGRTLIAGFGHIHGFPVAVLANNGVLFSESSQKAAHLVQLATLRRTPLLFFQNITGYMVGKDAEHGGIAKDGAKMVHAVANARVPRITVMVGGSFGAGNYGMCGRAYSPRFLFMWPNARISVMGGEQAAEVLRAVKVAQLAAKGVEMSPEEQKEFMRPILEKYEAEGSPYYSTARLWDDGIIDPRNTRDVLALALSASLNAPVPDTPYGVFRM; translated from the coding sequence GTGGAAGTTCTCGAAAGCCATGTCGATCCTTCCTCTCCCGCGTTTGCGGAGAACGAGGAACATCATCGTGGGGTTTCCGCTGAACTCGCCGACCGCATGGATGCGGTGCGCGAAGGAGGGGGTGCGGAACTTCGCGCCCGTCACGAGAAGCGCGGCAAGATCTTCGTGCGGGAGCGCGTGCGGCTTCTTTTGGATGACGGGAGCCCGTTTCTGGAGCTGTCGCCGCTCGCGGCGGACGGCCTCTACGGGGGGGCGGCGCCTGCGGCCGGGATCGTCACGGGGATCGGGCGCGTCGCGGGTCGCGAAGTCATGGTCGTCGCCAACGACGCCACGGTGAAGGGCGGCACCTACCTTCCCATGACGGTGAAGAAGCACCTTCGCGCGCAGGAGATCGCCCGGCAGAACCACCTCCCGTGCATCTATCTCGTGGATTCCGGTGGAGCGTTTCTTCCCCTGCAGGCGGATGTGTTCCCCGACCGGGAGCACTTCGGCCGCATATTCTACAATCAGGCCAGAATGTCGGCGGAAGGGATCCCGCAGGTCGCGGTCGTCATGGGGTCGTGCACGGCAGGCGGCGCCTATGTTCCGGCGATGAGTGACGAAGCCGTCATCGTCAAGGAGCAGGGGACGATCTTCCTCGGCGGGCCGCCGCTCGTGAAGGCGGCCACGGGAGAAGAGGTCACCGCGGAGGAACTCGGTGGCGGAGATGTCCACACGCGCATCTCCGGCGTGGCGGATCACCTGGCAGCGGACGACGGCGAGGCGCTGGAGATCGCGCGGACCATCGTCGGGCATCTGAACCATCGCAAGCCGGACACGGTGGTTCGCGCCGCGCCCGAAGATCCGCTCTACAGTCCCGAGGAGATTCCCGGCATCCTCCCGAAGGATGTGCGGACGCCGTATGACTTCCGAGAAGTCCTTGCGCGCATCCTGGACGGGTCGCGGCTTCACGAGTTCAAACCGCGCTATGGCCGCACGCTCATCGCCGGGTTCGGACACATCCACGGGTTTCCGGTGGCCGTGCTTGCGAACAACGGCGTGCTCTTCTCGGAGAGTTCCCAGAAGGCGGCGCATCTCGTTCAACTCGCCACGCTTCGCCGGACCCCGCTGCTCTTCTTCCAGAACATCACCGGCTACATGGTCGGGAAGGACGCCGAACACGGCGGCATCGCGAAGGATGGCGCGAAGATGGTCCACGCCGTCGCGAACGCTCGCGTGCCACGCATCACGGTGATGGTCGGCGGCAGCTTCGGTGCGGGGAACTACGGCATGTGCGGACGCGCGTACTCACCGCGTTTCCTCTTCATGTGGCCGAATGCGCGCATCAGCGTGATGGGCGGCGAGCAAGCCGCGGAAGTGCTGCGCGCGGTCAAGGTGGCGCAGCTTGCGGCGAAGGGCGTGGAGATGTCGCCCGAAGAGCAGAAGGAGTTCATGCGCCCGATTCTCGAAAAGTACGAAGCGGAAGGCAGCCCGTACTATTCGACTGCGCGTTTGTGGGACGACGGAATCATCGATCCGCGCAACACGCGCGATGTACTGGCGCTGGCGTTGTCCGCGTCGCTCAATGCCCCCGTGCCCGACACGCCCTACGGCGTGTTCCGTATGTGA
- the rsgA gene encoding ribosome small subunit-dependent GTPase A — protein MSLRRREVSVVPEGEERAISCALRRSTRVPHPDASPVAVGDRVRFLADGAPPHVLTEVLPRETQLSRIRRGREEQVFCANVDLAVVVASADQPPFKPRLVDRYLVAAGRGGLSPVLVLNKMDLSSPPEVDRFLAVYRGLGIPCAAVSAETGEGLPELAEILAGKTSVFSGQSGVGKSSLLNRLLPEENIPVGDVHAQTGKGRHTTTSSMLYDFPFGGSVIDTPGVRSFLLAVGGEEDVARFFPEIAEAGESCAFSNCRHDGDKGCEVEGEVRAGRVSRERLESFRTLMEEVRSGSRPGG, from the coding sequence GTGTCGCTTCGTCGCCGGGAGGTGAGCGTCGTGCCGGAGGGGGAGGAGCGCGCCATCTCGTGTGCGCTTCGCCGCTCCACTCGTGTGCCGCATCCCGATGCGTCCCCGGTGGCCGTGGGGGACCGCGTGCGGTTTCTCGCCGACGGCGCACCGCCCCATGTCCTGACGGAAGTGCTTCCGCGCGAGACACAGCTCTCCCGCATTCGGCGAGGCCGCGAAGAGCAGGTCTTTTGCGCCAATGTGGATCTGGCGGTGGTGGTCGCCTCCGCGGACCAGCCGCCGTTCAAGCCCCGACTCGTGGACCGCTATCTGGTCGCGGCGGGCCGGGGGGGGCTTTCGCCGGTGCTTGTGCTCAACAAGATGGATCTGTCCTCTCCCCCGGAAGTGGATCGGTTTCTCGCCGTCTACCGGGGGCTCGGGATTCCCTGCGCGGCAGTTTCCGCCGAAACAGGGGAGGGCCTTCCGGAACTTGCGGAGATCCTGGCGGGGAAGACCTCGGTCTTCTCCGGGCAGTCGGGTGTCGGGAAGTCGTCGCTTCTCAATCGCCTGCTCCCGGAAGAGAACATTCCCGTCGGAGATGTTCACGCGCAGACCGGAAAGGGACGGCACACCACCACCAGTTCGATGCTGTACGATTTCCCGTTCGGCGGATCCGTCATCGACACGCCGGGAGTCCGCAGCTTTCTTCTGGCGGTGGGGGGGGAGGAGGATGTCGCTCGGTTCTTCCCCGAGATCGCGGAAGCCGGAGAGTCGTGCGCGTTTTCCAACTGCCGCCATGACGGCGACAAGGGATGCGAGGTGGAAGGTGAGGTCCGGGCAGGGCGCGTGTCACGGGAGCGCCTGGAGAGCTTCCGGACGCTCATGGAAGAGGTTCGCTCCGGGAGTCGTCCCGGAGGGTGA
- a CDS encoding T9SS type A sorting domain-containing protein, protein MALRFRSLGFLPAFAGAILLIAGLSDTHAAGLEYTDLSMDGDRRTDLPWDDDFPPVLPETPGAPDAVLENREIPWDGDRPADDFDAQLHREEEPWDGDRDSRGAYLGPEEAVWDGERPFAPPPAPAASNPPEEMAWNGDHPGAQSGNQASQFAGPAAGEPEAPCVVFPNPSFANMTFQMGSGAVSVSVFDVTGREIASVDGEHGRVGWDGNSASGSSVAPGVYFARVLAESDGARTVETVRIVRR, encoded by the coding sequence GTGGCACTTCGATTCCGCTCTCTCGGCTTTCTCCCGGCTTTCGCGGGAGCGATCCTGCTGATTGCCGGTCTCTCCGACACCCACGCAGCCGGACTTGAATACACGGATCTTTCGATGGACGGCGACCGTCGCACCGACCTTCCCTGGGACGACGACTTTCCCCCGGTCCTTCCTGAAACGCCGGGCGCGCCCGATGCGGTCCTTGAGAACCGGGAAATCCCGTGGGACGGCGACCGTCCGGCGGATGACTTCGACGCCCAACTCCACCGGGAAGAGGAGCCCTGGGACGGAGACCGCGACAGCCGCGGCGCGTACCTCGGCCCGGAAGAGGCGGTGTGGGACGGAGAGCGTCCGTTCGCCCCGCCCCCGGCTCCCGCCGCATCGAACCCGCCCGAAGAAATGGCGTGGAACGGAGACCACCCCGGAGCGCAGAGCGGAAACCAGGCCTCGCAGTTCGCCGGACCCGCGGCCGGAGAGCCGGAGGCCCCGTGCGTCGTCTTCCCGAACCCGTCATTCGCGAACATGACCTTCCAGATGGGATCCGGAGCAGTGTCCGTTTCCGTGTTTGATGTGACGGGCCGCGAGATCGCGTCGGTCGACGGGGAACACGGCCGCGTCGGCTGGGACGGAAACAGCGCGTCAGGGAGTTCGGTTGCGCCGGGCGTGTACTTCGCGCGGGTTCTTGCCGAATCGGACGGCGCCCGAACCGTCGAGACGGTGCGGATTGTGCGACGGTAG
- the queF gene encoding preQ(1) synthase → MSERVETFPNPSPERDYRIDIRAPEWTALCPITGQPDFAVIEISYIPDRLCLELKSLKLYMHSFRDRGVFHEAVTNEILDHLLESCSPRRMRVRGEFSVRGGITTVVTAEYPSLGSGGGAPPASDD, encoded by the coding sequence ATGAGCGAACGCGTGGAGACCTTTCCCAACCCGAGCCCGGAGCGGGACTACCGGATCGACATCCGTGCGCCGGAGTGGACCGCGCTCTGCCCGATTACCGGGCAGCCCGACTTCGCGGTGATCGAGATCAGTTACATTCCCGACCGGCTGTGCCTGGAGCTGAAGTCGCTGAAGCTCTACATGCACTCGTTCAGGGACCGCGGCGTTTTCCACGAAGCGGTCACCAACGAGATTCTCGATCATCTCCTGGAGAGCTGCTCGCCCCGCCGGATGCGCGTCCGGGGGGAGTTCAGCGTTCGCGGGGGCATCACGACGGTCGTGACGGCGGAGTATCCATCGCTCGGCAGTGGGGGTGGGGCGCCCCCCGCCTCTGACGACTGA
- the queD gene encoding 6-carboxytetrahydropterin synthase QueD — protein MFAIEKSFRFEAAHLLPNVPEGHKCRRLHGHSFRVDVRVAGPLGAQTGWVADYSDLSKAFRPVHDALDHRYLNDVEGLENPTSEAIAGWIWKELAPRLPGLARVVVHETCTSRCVYDGPDGGER, from the coding sequence ATGTTCGCGATCGAGAAGTCCTTTCGGTTTGAGGCGGCGCACTTGTTGCCGAATGTGCCCGAGGGGCACAAGTGCCGCAGGTTGCACGGGCATTCGTTTCGGGTGGATGTGCGCGTCGCGGGGCCGCTGGGCGCTCAGACCGGCTGGGTCGCCGACTACTCGGACCTGAGCAAGGCCTTCCGCCCGGTTCACGATGCGCTGGACCATCGATATCTGAACGATGTGGAAGGTCTGGAGAACCCGACTTCAGAGGCGATCGCCGGATGGATCTGGAAGGAACTCGCGCCGCGTCTTCCGGGACTTGCGCGGGTCGTTGTCCATGAGACCTGTACTTCGCGGTGCGTGTACGACGGCCCGGACGGAGGGGAACGATGA
- a CDS encoding radical SAM protein, with product MSTLLVHEIYRSIQGESTRAGRPCVFVRLTGCDLRCAWCDTEHAFHGGTRRAVEDIVAEALGLGEGLVLVTGGEPLLQEAVHDLLRQLLDAGREVMIETGGHRDIRGVDERVLRVVDVKTPSSGESGKVFRANFDPPRKTDEVKFVIADRADFDWSLGRIRDFRLEGRCTILFSAVSGRLAPSLLAEWLLASGIEATLQLQLHRILWPGVLREV from the coding sequence GTGAGCACGCTCCTCGTTCACGAGATCTACCGGTCGATCCAGGGAGAGTCCACCCGCGCCGGGCGGCCGTGTGTCTTCGTTCGCCTGACCGGCTGCGACCTTCGCTGCGCATGGTGCGATACGGAGCACGCCTTTCACGGGGGGACGCGACGCGCGGTGGAGGACATCGTCGCGGAGGCGCTCGGGCTTGGCGAGGGGCTTGTGCTCGTGACGGGCGGAGAGCCGCTCCTGCAGGAGGCTGTCCACGACCTCCTTCGGCAGCTGCTGGACGCAGGCCGGGAAGTGATGATCGAAACGGGCGGGCACCGTGACATTCGCGGAGTGGACGAACGAGTCCTGCGTGTTGTGGATGTGAAGACACCATCGTCCGGGGAATCGGGGAAGGTCTTCCGCGCGAACTTCGACCCGCCCCGGAAGACGGACGAAGTCAAGTTCGTCATCGCGGACCGGGCGGACTTCGACTGGTCGCTGGGCCGAATCCGGGACTTTCGTCTGGAGGGTCGCTGCACTATTCTCTTCTCGGCCGTGTCGGGTCGTCTGGCTCCGTCGCTTCTGGCGGAGTGGCTTCTGGCGTCCGGCATTGAGGCCACGCTGCAGCTTCAACTGCACCGCATTCTCTGGCCGGGAGTTCTCCGGGAGGTCTGA
- the queC gene encoding 7-cyano-7-deazaguanine synthase QueC, which produces MRRAVVLLSGGLDSATVLAHALDAGFEAYALSFDYGQRHRLELERAEEIARASGVVHRVVCVDLAGFGGSALTADIPVPKGGPGSDGEIPVTYVPARNTVFLSLALAWAETLNARNLFIGVNALDYSGYPDCRADFLEAFERTANLATRFGVSAGPDDRIRVHAPLLRMTKAQIVRRAVELGVDLARTTSCYDPSRSGTPCGECDACVLRVRGFAEAGVPDPALPSRKERTP; this is translated from the coding sequence ATGAGACGAGCCGTCGTCCTCCTGAGTGGAGGGCTGGATTCCGCCACGGTGCTCGCGCACGCGCTGGACGCGGGCTTCGAGGCGTATGCGCTCTCCTTTGACTACGGGCAGCGCCACCGGCTGGAGCTGGAGCGCGCGGAGGAGATTGCGCGTGCCTCGGGGGTGGTGCATCGCGTCGTGTGCGTGGATCTGGCCGGTTTCGGGGGGTCGGCGCTGACGGCGGACATCCCGGTCCCGAAGGGCGGCCCCGGGAGCGACGGGGAGATCCCCGTGACCTATGTCCCCGCGCGGAACACGGTCTTCCTTTCGCTGGCGCTGGCATGGGCGGAGACGCTGAATGCGCGGAACCTCTTCATCGGCGTGAACGCGCTGGACTATTCCGGGTATCCGGACTGCCGGGCGGACTTTCTCGAAGCGTTCGAGCGCACCGCGAACCTCGCGACGCGGTTTGGCGTGTCGGCGGGCCCGGACGACCGCATTCGCGTCCACGCGCCGCTCCTTCGCATGACGAAGGCGCAGATCGTGCGGCGGGCCGTGGAACTGGGCGTGGACCTCGCACGAACCACGAGCTGCTACGACCCCTCCCGCTCGGGTACGCCGTGCGGGGAATGCGATGCGTGTGTCCTTCGCGTCCGTGGGTTCGCGGAGGCGGGTGTGCCGGATCCGGCCCTGCCCTCCCGGAAGGAGCGGACACCGTGA
- a CDS encoding secondary thiamine-phosphate synthase enzyme YjbQ: MVYQREIRVDAGGPGLFDISDRVTAVIAGSGIRTGSCHVFVRHTSASLLIQENADPSARKDLEESFRRWAPENAPHYTHTSEGPDDMPSHLRAALTSTSETIPVTEGRAGLGTWQGLYLFEHRRHPRPRHILVTISGE, from the coding sequence GTGGTTTATCAGAGGGAGATCCGGGTGGACGCGGGAGGCCCGGGGCTTTTCGACATCAGCGACCGCGTCACCGCCGTCATCGCCGGGAGCGGCATCCGCACCGGGAGCTGCCATGTGTTCGTCCGGCATACATCCGCCAGCCTTCTGATTCAGGAGAACGCGGACCCGTCCGCCCGGAAGGACCTGGAGGAGAGCTTCCGGCGGTGGGCGCCGGAGAACGCCCCGCACTACACGCACACTTCCGAAGGGCCGGACGACATGCCGTCGCACCTGCGCGCGGCGCTCACTTCCACCTCGGAGACGATTCCCGTAACGGAGGGGCGTGCCGGGCTGGGCACCTGGCAGGGACTCTACCTCTTCGAGCACCGGCGCCACCCGCGCCCGCGTCACATCCTTGTGACCATCAGCGGGGAATGA
- a CDS encoding dicarboxylate/amino acid:cation symporter — translation MELRPAPRWYLRLHWQIFLAMAAGIAAGVIGGEPFANRVEWLGQLFVRLLRMVIVPLVVTSIVSGVASVGGAGLRRLFTKTMGYYLLSSALAILIGLSLTNLIRPGDGADIGGAAARELPQLSPPGSVMDILLSMVPDNLLQSAAKPDMLPLIVFCILFGVAVAGLPERPRTTLTAFFDAAFRAMMRLTGGVIRLAPIGVFGLIARVAGTSGIATFKALALYMATIAAGLTLHLFVVLPLLLLLLGRIRPAVHFRNMLEPLAMAFSTSSSGATLPVTIRAVENRVGVSNRVSSFVLPMGATVNMDGTALYECAGVLFIAQVLGADLGFMQQLLVVITALLASIGAAAVPSAGLVIIFLVLEAVNLRGPQVDLIVGTMLAIDRPLDMYRTAVNVFSDSCGAAIIARSEGEDGVDAS, via the coding sequence ATGGAACTCCGTCCCGCACCGCGCTGGTACCTCCGGCTTCATTGGCAGATCTTCCTCGCGATGGCCGCCGGGATCGCGGCGGGCGTGATCGGCGGGGAGCCTTTTGCGAATCGTGTGGAATGGCTCGGCCAGCTCTTCGTGCGGCTCCTGCGCATGGTCATCGTGCCGCTGGTCGTGACCTCGATTGTCTCCGGCGTGGCATCGGTGGGCGGCGCGGGGCTTCGCCGACTCTTCACGAAGACGATGGGCTACTACCTTCTCTCCAGCGCGCTCGCCATTCTCATCGGGCTTTCGCTGACGAACCTCATCCGTCCGGGTGACGGCGCGGATATCGGGGGCGCGGCCGCACGCGAACTCCCCCAGCTCTCGCCGCCGGGATCGGTCATGGACATCCTGCTCAGCATGGTCCCCGACAACCTCCTCCAATCCGCCGCGAAACCCGACATGCTCCCGCTGATCGTCTTTTGCATTCTCTTCGGCGTCGCCGTCGCCGGGCTTCCCGAGCGGCCACGCACCACGCTCACCGCGTTCTTCGACGCCGCCTTCCGCGCGATGATGCGCCTCACCGGGGGCGTCATCCGGCTCGCACCGATCGGCGTCTTCGGACTCATTGCCCGTGTGGCGGGGACTTCGGGGATCGCCACCTTCAAGGCGCTGGCGCTCTACATGGCGACGATCGCGGCGGGACTCACGCTGCATCTGTTCGTGGTGCTTCCGCTGTTGCTCCTGCTGCTCGGGCGAATCCGCCCCGCTGTCCACTTCCGCAACATGCTCGAACCGCTGGCGATGGCCTTCTCCACCTCTTCGTCGGGCGCCACGCTCCCCGTCACGATCCGCGCCGTGGAGAACCGCGTCGGCGTATCGAACCGCGTGTCGAGCTTCGTACTGCCGATGGGCGCGACCGTCAACATGGACGGCACGGCCCTCTACGAGTGCGCCGGTGTGCTCTTCATCGCGCAGGTTCTCGGCGCGGACCTCGGCTTCATGCAGCAGCTGCTCGTGGTCATCACGGCGCTTCTGGCGTCTATCGGCGCTGCTGCGGTGCCGTCGGCGGGGCTCGTCATTATCTTCCTCGTGCTGGAAGCCGTGAACCTGCGCGGGCCACAGGTGGATCTGATTGTCGGAACGATGCTCGCGATCGACCGCCCGCTGGATATGTACCGCACGGCGGTCAATGTCTTCAGCGACTCGTGCGGCGCGGCCATCATCGCCCGATCGGAGGGGGAAGACGGTGTCGACGCCTCCTGA